Part of the Coleofasciculus chthonoplastes PCC 7420 genome, TGGTGCGAGATTTAGGGGTTTTAGCTGCAACAATTTATAAGTCTAAAATTGGTCACTTACGAGTAATTGATGCGATGAGTGGCTGTGGAGTGCGTTCTCTACGCTATAGTTTGGAAAGTCAAGCGGATTGGATCTGGGTGAATGAGGGAAATCCTGAGCTGAACCCGATTCTACAGCAAAATTTAGCAGGCGCGATCGCCAGCCATAAAGCTACCCTTACCCATCTCGACGCTAATCAGGTCTTTTTTGAGTGCTATAACCGCCGAGATTACTACGATTTCATTGATGTGGACTGTTTCGGTTCCCCTACTCCCTATCTGGATACCAGCCTCTGGGCGCTGAAACTAGGGGGACTTCTTTATCTCACCAGTACCGATGGGCGTAAACTAACAGGTCATGCTTCAGAAAGCAGTTTGGGGATTTATGGGGCGTATCCCCGCAACCATCCCGCCGCCCAGGAACAAGGATTGCGAGTGGTGATTGGTAAACTCCAACAGCAAGCCATCGCCAAGGGTTTGGGAATTGAGCCGATTTTCTCCCTGTTTACGGGTCAAACCTATCGCCTGATGGTGCGTTTGGTCAAAACCCAGCCGTTGACGCTGCAAAATTACGGGTTTCTGGGTTATTGTCATCACTGTGGCAATTATCAAACTGTTTCCTGGCGTCAATTAGGGCGCGTGGTTTGTGCTTATGACCAAAAATCCCTGACTCTGAGTGGTCCCCTGTGGCTGGGACTGTTGCATAATCAATCTTGGTTAAGACAGATGCAGGGATTAGCTGAAAAGTGGCACTGGTCAAAACGGGTACAACTCCTCAGTCTCATGGAAGCCGAAGCCGATTTCCCGCCCTACTTTTATACCTTGGCGGAAATTGGACGCCGAGGGCGTTTGGATATCCCCAAACGAGAATCTCTGATTCAGGCGTTGCGCGATCGCGGATATTTCGCCTGTGCGACTCATATTACACCGGGAGCGATTAAAACCAATGCCGATATTCACACTTGTATCGCTGTCGCCCTAAATTCTGTACACTGTACTAAGAAATGTTAACAAGCTTCAAACCCTTACGAAGGACGTAGCTTGCTTCTTTTCGGGAGCGAGTAGGGCAATGGCAAATGACGAATTATTACCGTTGCACAAAAAAATTAACCAAATTCTCGCCCCAAGGAAAAATCTTAACTTTCATAAACTTTTAATTCATCGTGGTGCTAGAGTATAACGCTGAGTTGAAGCAAGATGTTATCTTGGAAATCGCCCAGTCCATTACCTATTGAAAACACTACCTTGAGAGGCTTCTCACCACGATGACTGCCATTTTAAAGGTTGGCGACCGAACCATCACGGCTGAAGAAGTAATTCCCCTGTTAGCCAAATATCAATTACTCCCTCAGTTATTGCGAGAAATCATTATTGATCAAGCCATTGCCACCCTAGATTGTACCGACGAAGAAAAAAATGCTGCCTGTGAGCAGTTCTATACTAAAAATCAGCTAACTTCCGAGGAAGAGCGTCAAGCGTGGCGCGATCGCCAAGACTTAAGCTTAGAACAAGTTGAAGAATTAGCGGTTCGGGGACTGAAGCTGGAAAAATTTAAACAGGCGACCTGGGGACATAAGATTGAATCCTATTTCCTCAAGCGCAAAGGACGCTTAGATCGGGTCATTTATTCCCTAATTCGGACAAAGGAGGCGGCGATTGCCCAAGAACTCTATTTTCGTATCCAAGAAGGAGAACAATCGTTTAATGAACTTGCCAGGGATTATTCCCAAGGACCAGAGGCGCAAACAGGCGGATTAGTCGGACCTGTGGAACTGAGTACACCCCACCCCACCTTGGCGCAAATGTTAACCGTTAGCCAACCCGGTCAACTTCTACCCCCTACCCGCTTGGGGGACTGGTTTATCGTCATTCGTTTAGAAAAGTTTTTACCCGTACAACTAGATGATGCCATGCGTCAGCGACTTCTGGATGAAATGTTTACCACCTGGTTAAAAGAACAACTGCGACAACAGATATCCTTAGGTACACCCGTTCAATCCTAAACCCTGTCCAGACGTGCCATGGCACGTCTCTACAATGCTATTTCCAGAGGCTTGCCCATGACCTACACAAAGACAACGATTCAGGATTTTCTGGCAGATATCGTTCCCTTCAATCAACTTGAAGCCTCGACGCTAAACAAGTTGGCGGAAAAAAGTCAACTGCTGCGCTATCGTATGGGTCAACCGATCCTGATGCGAGAAAAAATGCCCTCTCAAATCTCGATTCTCTATGAGGGAAAGGCGCGGCTTTTAAGTTACGAACAAACCACCCAAAAACCCGTCACCCTGGACCTGCTGAAACCGGGCGCAATTCTGGGTTGGGTGAGTCTGATGCGGGGTATCCCTTGTGAAACCGCGATCGCATCGACGGAATCGGTTTGCTTAACCATCCCCACAGGTCAGTTTTTAGCCCTGATGGCACAGGAACCCACCGCTACCGCCGCGTTCCAAAACCAGTGCAGTGTAATCGAAGCCTTCGAGTTAATTGGCGCGGAGTTGGTGCGCCAAGCCAGTGGGATTATGAATCTCAAAGAACTGGCAAAAAACGCTTACCAAGATGCCCAGGTGCGTTACCTCTATCCCATGACAGACGCCACTGAACTCCTGACACCAGATCGGGTGTGGTTTGTCAGTGGCGGGAGTGTCGTCAAAGATTTTCTCGTGGGCAGTCGGCTGACGCCAGAGGCAATTTCTCAGGGATTGGACATCCAAGGATCTACCCCCGCCCGGATTGTCGGCTTTCGCGAATCGGATTTAGTCGGGGAACCTGAAACCGAACCTCCCACTACCCCAGTGACAGTAGTTGGCGAACAAACCCCCCTAACCACCGACGATGACCCCTGGCTGGATGATAACAATGGCAACGAGAGTATCCCCTATGCCCCTGATAAACCGCCAGAAGCCACAGAGGACGTAGATCAAACCTCTGACCAACGCCGCAAATATCCCCATGTTCGAGGGAAAGGACTCCTCGATGGTACCCTAGCCTGTTTCCAAATGCTGAGTAAGCATTTAGAAATGCCTTTTCGCCGCGATGTGATTCGTCGGGTACTTAATGAACAGATGCAGCGCACCGGGGGGCTGTCGTTACCCCTGTGTGGGGCGGTGGCGGATTTAATCGGTTTACATGCCCAATTGGTAAATGTACCGCCCCAATCGATTAGTCGCCTGCAAACCCCCGCCCTGGTTCCTTGGTATGAAGGCTTTGCCGTTCTCTATGAAGCCAAGCCCCGGGAATTGCTGCTGGGCGTGCCAGAATTGGGGATTGTCCGCCGCAAACCTGCTGATTTACTGGATAGTTTACCGAGAAGCGAAGACGGGCAGTCACCGGAAGCGATCCCGGTGCTGCTGGTACAACGGACAAAGCACACGCCGCAACAACGGTTTGGCTTGCAATGGTTTCTCCCGTCTCTGGTACGCTATCGCCGCGTCTTAATTTTGGTGTTTATCGCCTCGTTTTTTGTGCAGCTATTTGGACTGGCGAATCCGTTGATGATCCAAGTGATCATCGATAAGGTGATCGTACAGAACAGTATTGATACGCTGCATGTACTGGGGTTTTTCCTGGTCATTATTGCCGTTTTTGAGGCGCTATTAACCAGTTTCCGGACGTATTTATTTGTGGATACGACGAACCGGATTGACATGCATCTGGGTTCGGAGATTATTGACCACTTAGTCCGCTTACCGTTGCGCTATTTTGAAAAGCGTCCAGTGGGGGAACTGGCGAGTCGAATTAATGAGTTGGAAAATATTCGTCAGTTTCTTACGGGAACGGCGTTGACGGTGGTGTTAGATGCGGTGTTTTCCGTGTTGTACATCGTGGTCATGTTTATTTATAGTTGGGTGCTAACCATTGTCTCATTAGCGATTATTCCCCTGTTTGTGCTGTTAACCGTAATTGTGTCACCGATAGTCCGTCGCCAACTGCGGGTTAAAGCTGAACGGAACGCCCAGACGCAATCCTATTTAGTGGAAGTCATGTCTGGGATTCAAACCGTAAAAGCGCAAAACATCGAGTTGCGAACGCGCTGGCAATGGCAGGAACGCTATGCCCGGTATGTATCGGCAGGGTTTAAGACGGTGCTAACCTCCACAACAGCGGGTTCAGCGAGTAATTTCTTGAATAAACTCTCCGCTTTGTTAGTGCTGTGGGTGGGTGCTTATCTGGTGTTAGATGGGCAGTTAACCCTAGGGCAATTAATCGCTTTCCGAATTATTTCCGGCTATGTTACCAGTCCCCTACTCCGGTTAGCCCAACTGTGGCAGAATTTCCAAGAAACGGCGCTATCTTTAGAACGGTTGAGTGATATTGTAGATAGCCCCCAAGAAGCGGATGAGGCGGATCGCTTAAATATTCCCATGCCTGCGATTAAAGGGGAAGTGGAGTATGAAAATCTCTCCTTCCGCTTTGGCACGAGTGGTCCTTGGCAATTAACCAATATTAACCTGCATTTTCCGGCTGGCGTATTTGTCGGGATTGTCGGTCAAAGTGGTTCGGGTAAGAGTACATTAATGAAACTGTTACCCCGTCTCTATGATGTTGATTCCGGGAGAATTCTAATCGACAACTACGATATCTCCAAAGTTGAACTCTATTCTCTGCGTCGTCAGGTAGGCATTGTACCCCAGGATAGTCTGCTGTTTGATGGTACGGTACAAGATAATATTGCCCTCACCAATCCTGATGCTAGCGCCGAGGAAATTATTGCCGCCGCTAAAGTCGCCGCCGCTCATGATTTTATTATGGGGTTGTCCAGTGGTTACAATACAAGAGTCGGGGAGCGGGGATCATCCCTATCAGGAGGACAACGCCAGCGAATTGCCATTGCCCGCACGGTACTGCAAAATCCGCGACTTTTAATTCTAGACGAAGCCACCAGCGCCCTTGACTATGACACCGAACGGCAAGTTTGTTTAAATTTAATTGAAGCCTTCAAAGGACGCACTGTCTTTTTCATTACCCACCGTTTAACTACCATTCGCAACAGCGACATCATTTTAATGATGGATAAAGGATCAGTCGTTGAACAAGGAACCCATGACGAACTGATGGCACTGCAAGGGCGCTACTACTGCCTCTATCAACAGCAAGACGCTCAACTTTAAGGTATTTGTCTTATGTCCTTTGTTTCTTTTCAAGACCTCAATAAGCTGTCATGCATTTAAATTGGGTATTAGTAGCGAGCAAGATGCTCGCACTACAAGGCTTTCGCCGTTATTGATATTAAGGTTTAAATGCCGAACAGCTTATGACGAAATTGGTTTGAGAGGAAACAGGGACGAATGACCAATGACGAATGACCAATGACGAAGGACTAATTATATCATGAATCAACGCAACGGATCATCCAGCCAACCCCTTGCCACGCGATCGCCCGCACAGTCGGTTAAAACCGCAACCAAAGCCGGAACCACCCGTCGAACCAATCAACCCCCGGAATTTGATCAACCCGTTATCCTGCAACAATCTCCCCTGTGGCCCCGAATGATTGTGGTAGCGATTATTGGGGTGACGACATTAAGCGTCACCTGGGCGTGTTTGGCGAAAATTGAAGAAGCCATTCCCGCCCAAGGCAAACTCGAACCCAAAGCCGCCGTCAAGGAAGTCCAAGCCCCTCAAGGTGGGGTGGTTAAATCGGTGGAGGTTGAAGAAGGCGATCGCGTCGAAAAAGGGGATACCCTACTCACTTTTGACCAAACAGCGGCTCAAGCTCAATTTAAATCCCTCCAGCAAATTCGCGCCGCTTTAATCCAAGAAAATCAATTTTATCAGGCTCAGATGACGGGCAAAGCCGTTCCCATTGACCCCGAAAATCTGCCAGAGAAACTCCCGCCCCAAATTGCCTCACTTACCAAAAATCGGGCGGCTTTAGTGGCAGAAAAGAACTTCTATCAAGCCCAACTCACCGGAAATCCCACGGGTCTAACTTTGGCACAACGGCAACGCTTACAGGCAAGCCAAAACGAGTATAACTCTCGTGTCGCGGCAGCCGATTTAGAAGTCGAACAACTCAACCGACAACTGACTCAAACCCAAATCCAACTGGCTGATGCTGAACAAGTGTTAGCCTTTAACCAACAAATTACCGATCGCCTAGAAAAACTGTGGCGAGAAGGTGCATTCGGCGAACTCCAGTATCTACGTCAGAAACAAGACACCGACAGCAGCGCCGCTGAAGTAGCCCGTTTGAGACAAGAACAGGAACGGTTAGAGAAAGCGATTCAGCAAGCCCAAGAACGCAAACAAAACACCATGGCGCTATCGGAAGAAGAATTGCGAACGCTGATTGCCCAGAACGAACAACGGATCGCTGAAATTGACAGCCAACTCACCAAAATTATTGTTGAAAACCAAAAACGTCTCCAAGAAATCGAAAGTCAACTCAGCCAAATCCAGGTAACGTTAACTAATCAGGAATTACAGGCACCTGAAGGCGGCATCGTGTTTGATCTGCAAGCCAGCCCTGAATTTGTGGCAAACACCAGTGAGCCAGTGCTGAAAATTGTGCCGAATGACACACTCGTTGCCAAAGTTTATATCACTAACCAAGACATTGGTTTTGTCAACGAAGGAATGCCCGTGGATGTCAGGGTTGATTCCTTTCCCTATAGCGAATTTGGGGATGTCAAAGGCGAGTTAGTCCAGATTGGTTCTGATGCTTTACCGCCCAATGAAGTCTACCCCTTCTATCGTTTTCCCGCCGAAATTCGCATGGATAGACAAACCATATCTGTCAATGGAAAAGAAATTCCCTTACAATCGGGGATGTCAATCAGCGCTAATATTAAAGTCCGCAAGCGCCCTGTAATTAGTATCTTCAGCGACTTGTTTATGCGGAAAATTGATAGTATCAAAACGGTAAGGTAGTCGTTTGTCGGGGTGAGCCAAAACTCTGTAGAGACGTTGCATGCAACGTCTCTACAATCTGTCTGTAAACATAACAGGGTTATGGATACAAAATTTGGTATCATGGGTTTTGTTGATGTATTATTTTTTCAACTTCCTTAAGCACCTCAGTTAAAAGTGGAGCATCTGATGTAATAACATTATCCTCGCTGCCATCATGTTTATGATGGGGAAAAGTAGAAAGATTTAATTTTCGGTGGTGTTCTGTATTGTCATAGCGAAAAATTAAATTATTTACTGAATCTATATATTGATAACTATACATTTTTCTATTCAGATAAATTTCTACATAGACAAATTCTCGAAAATGCAGTGATGAATTATCATTGAAGTCAATTTTTCCTCTAATAAAACCTTCATATATTCCTCTTTTGTCTCGTTCAAGATTAAATAATTGTACGATTGAAGAGGATTCAATTAAAAGCTGAATTTGCTAAAAATACTCTTCAATCAACAAAATCAATTTCCTCTATAGACTCTTTGGTTTTTTGTAGATGTGTCAACATTCGAGATTCTCCAATCCATTCATCAAAGTCAAAATCATGGGCGAATTCATCATTATTAAATCGGGTGATAAATTCCTCTGTCGATAATTGATACTTGGTTTCAAATGCTTGAAGACGTTCTTGTGTTTTTTTTATGCCTGCGTTAATGCTATGTAATCTTTCCGACAAAGCACTTTGAATAATTTGTCTGAGAGAATCTGGATCTTTTGATCTAAGTTTGAGTTCAGCCATCCTCTTTTGTTTAGATTTTGAAGGAGTTGTTTAATTGTATCGTAGTGCGATCGCGATTTTTGAGCCACCCTGCTTATGTACAATCGATGAAACTTATCTCATTGATGTGGCTCAACCCGCCCCGACTCAATTCAATCGGTTATCCCTAGCGCTAGTATGAAAGGCAGAGCCTCCCTAAAAGCATTCCCTTCTCAAGCCTGGAAACGAGGCGACGAGGCTACGGAGAGCTTCCCTGTTCCCTGTTCCCTGTTCCCTTAACGCATGAGTTACTGCATCAACCTCACCTGTCAATCTCCCCAAAACCAGAATGGGAGTAGGGTTTGCCAAAACTGTGGAGCAAAATTACGACTAGGCGATCGCTATACACCTATTCGCCAAATTGGTCAAGGGGGGTTTGGGAGAACCTTCTTGGCGGTGGATGAATATAAACCCTCGAAACCCCATTGTGTAATTAAACAGGTTTTTCCTCATATTCACGGAAGTCAAAACCAACAAAAAGTAGCAGAACTCTTTGAACAAGAAGCCGTGCGCTTGGATGAATTAGGCAAACATCCCCAAATTCCAGAACTCTTGGCACATTTTGAAGCAGAGGGTTGTCAATATTTGGTGCAAGAGTTTATTCAGGGACAGACTTTAGCTGAAAAACTGGCTCAAGAGGGTAGTTTTGATGACACTCAAATTATTAACCTGTTGCAGGATTTATTACCCGTCTTACAATTTATCCACAACCAACAGGTGATTCATCGAGATATTAAACCCGAAAATATTATTCAACGTATTCCATCTTCTCCGTCTCAACTGACTCAAATTTCAGTAACCTCTCAGACAGAATCAGTCACCTCTCTCCCGACTTCTGCCCCCAAACTGGTACTGGTCGATTTTGGTGCCTCTAAGTTTTCCCCTAGAACCGCCCTATCGGTTACCGGAACCGTGATTGGTAGTGTCGGCTATACCGCCCCGGAACAAGCCGCCGGGAAAGCCGTATTTGCTAGCGATATCTATAGTTTAGGTGTAACTTGTATTCATCTTTTAACCAAAACTGATCCCTTTGATCTTTATTCATTCGATGACGGGGTTTGGGTATGGCGAGATATTCTTAACCATCCAATTAGCGAACGGTTAGGTCGCATTCTGGATAAAATGTTGCAAGGTGCGACAAAGCAACGTTATCAGTCAGCGACAGAAGTCCTCCATGACTTAGAGGCGGTGACAAATCCGCCTTCATTATCTCTGTCTAAAACACCTTCCTTACTTCCAATAAAAAAAGAACTGATTGTCGCTAAACTGGGTGAGGCGAATTATCGACGTATTCGGGATGCGATTAAACAGGCGGAACCTCAGACGCGAATTGTCGTGCGTCCCGGTTTCTATCAGGAAAGTTTAGTAATTGATAAGGACGTGGAGATTGTGGGACAGGGACAACCAGAGGATATTATTATCGAAAGTCGATACCAACCTTGTCTGCAAATTCAGACCGAACAAGCCGCTGTTCGCGGGTTAACCCTGCGTCATCAAGATTGGTTTAACGTACAACAGGCAAATGGGATTGGGCGTTTGGTGAGTGAACCCCTACTGAAGCCTTATGCCATTGATATTCCTCAAGGGCAATTAATTTTAGAGGACTGTACGATTATATCCAACGGTATTGCCTGTATCTATATTCATGGCGCGATCGCGAATCCCAAAATCCGCCATTGTCAGATCCAGGGAGGGGCAATGTATGGGATTTTGGTGAGTCAGAATGGTCAGGGATTAATAGAACACTGT contains:
- a CDS encoding tRNA (guanine-N1)-methyltransferase; the protein is MNLNLTEHTEGKATFKIGNAFYRPGTQVVRDLGVLAATIYKSKIGHLRVIDAMSGCGVRSLRYSLESQADWIWVNEGNPELNPILQQNLAGAIASHKATLTHLDANQVFFECYNRRDYYDFIDVDCFGSPTPYLDTSLWALKLGGLLYLTSTDGRKLTGHASESSLGIYGAYPRNHPAAQEQGLRVVIGKLQQQAIAKGLGIEPIFSLFTGQTYRLMVRLVKTQPLTLQNYGFLGYCHHCGNYQTVSWRQLGRVVCAYDQKSLTLSGPLWLGLLHNQSWLRQMQGLAEKWHWSKRVQLLSLMEAEADFPPYFYTLAEIGRRGRLDIPKRESLIQALRDRGYFACATHITPGAIKTNADIHTCIAVALNSVHCTKKC
- a CDS encoding peptidylprolyl isomerase; the encoded protein is MTAILKVGDRTITAEEVIPLLAKYQLLPQLLREIIIDQAIATLDCTDEEKNAACEQFYTKNQLTSEEERQAWRDRQDLSLEQVEELAVRGLKLEKFKQATWGHKIESYFLKRKGRLDRVIYSLIRTKEAAIAQELYFRIQEGEQSFNELARDYSQGPEAQTGGLVGPVELSTPHPTLAQMLTVSQPGQLLPPTRLGDWFIVIRLEKFLPVQLDDAMRQRLLDEMFTTWLKEQLRQQISLGTPVQS
- a CDS encoding peptidase domain-containing ABC transporter; this encodes MTYTKTTIQDFLADIVPFNQLEASTLNKLAEKSQLLRYRMGQPILMREKMPSQISILYEGKARLLSYEQTTQKPVTLDLLKPGAILGWVSLMRGIPCETAIASTESVCLTIPTGQFLALMAQEPTATAAFQNQCSVIEAFELIGAELVRQASGIMNLKELAKNAYQDAQVRYLYPMTDATELLTPDRVWFVSGGSVVKDFLVGSRLTPEAISQGLDIQGSTPARIVGFRESDLVGEPETEPPTTPVTVVGEQTPLTTDDDPWLDDNNGNESIPYAPDKPPEATEDVDQTSDQRRKYPHVRGKGLLDGTLACFQMLSKHLEMPFRRDVIRRVLNEQMQRTGGLSLPLCGAVADLIGLHAQLVNVPPQSISRLQTPALVPWYEGFAVLYEAKPRELLLGVPELGIVRRKPADLLDSLPRSEDGQSPEAIPVLLVQRTKHTPQQRFGLQWFLPSLVRYRRVLILVFIASFFVQLFGLANPLMIQVIIDKVIVQNSIDTLHVLGFFLVIIAVFEALLTSFRTYLFVDTTNRIDMHLGSEIIDHLVRLPLRYFEKRPVGELASRINELENIRQFLTGTALTVVLDAVFSVLYIVVMFIYSWVLTIVSLAIIPLFVLLTVIVSPIVRRQLRVKAERNAQTQSYLVEVMSGIQTVKAQNIELRTRWQWQERYARYVSAGFKTVLTSTTAGSASNFLNKLSALLVLWVGAYLVLDGQLTLGQLIAFRIISGYVTSPLLRLAQLWQNFQETALSLERLSDIVDSPQEADEADRLNIPMPAIKGEVEYENLSFRFGTSGPWQLTNINLHFPAGVFVGIVGQSGSGKSTLMKLLPRLYDVDSGRILIDNYDISKVELYSLRRQVGIVPQDSLLFDGTVQDNIALTNPDASAEEIIAAAKVAAAHDFIMGLSSGYNTRVGERGSSLSGGQRQRIAIARTVLQNPRLLILDEATSALDYDTERQVCLNLIEAFKGRTVFFITHRLTTIRNSDIILMMDKGSVVEQGTHDELMALQGRYYCLYQQQDAQL
- a CDS encoding HlyD family efflux transporter periplasmic adaptor subunit is translated as MNQRNGSSSQPLATRSPAQSVKTATKAGTTRRTNQPPEFDQPVILQQSPLWPRMIVVAIIGVTTLSVTWACLAKIEEAIPAQGKLEPKAAVKEVQAPQGGVVKSVEVEEGDRVEKGDTLLTFDQTAAQAQFKSLQQIRAALIQENQFYQAQMTGKAVPIDPENLPEKLPPQIASLTKNRAALVAEKNFYQAQLTGNPTGLTLAQRQRLQASQNEYNSRVAAADLEVEQLNRQLTQTQIQLADAEQVLAFNQQITDRLEKLWREGAFGELQYLRQKQDTDSSAAEVARLRQEQERLEKAIQQAQERKQNTMALSEEELRTLIAQNEQRIAEIDSQLTKIIVENQKRLQEIESQLSQIQVTLTNQELQAPEGGIVFDLQASPEFVANTSEPVLKIVPNDTLVAKVYITNQDIGFVNEGMPVDVRVDSFPYSEFGDVKGELVQIGSDALPPNEVYPFYRFPAEIRMDRQTISVNGKEIPLQSGMSISANIKVRKRPVISIFSDLFMRKIDSIKTVR
- a CDS encoding toxin-antitoxin system TumE family protein, yielding MQLLIESSSIVQLFNLERDKRGIYEGFIRGKIDFNDNSSLHFREFVYVEIYLNRKMYSYQYIDSVNNLIFRYDNTEHHRKLNLSTFPHHKHDGSEDNVITSDAPLLTEVLKEVEKIIHQQNP
- a CDS encoding protein kinase domain-containing protein — translated: MSYCINLTCQSPQNQNGSRVCQNCGAKLRLGDRYTPIRQIGQGGFGRTFLAVDEYKPSKPHCVIKQVFPHIHGSQNQQKVAELFEQEAVRLDELGKHPQIPELLAHFEAEGCQYLVQEFIQGQTLAEKLAQEGSFDDTQIINLLQDLLPVLQFIHNQQVIHRDIKPENIIQRIPSSPSQLTQISVTSQTESVTSLPTSAPKLVLVDFGASKFSPRTALSVTGTVIGSVGYTAPEQAAGKAVFASDIYSLGVTCIHLLTKTDPFDLYSFDDGVWVWRDILNHPISERLGRILDKMLQGATKQRYQSATEVLHDLEAVTNPPSLSLSKTPSLLPIKKELIVAKLGEANYRRIRDAIKQAEPQTRIVVRPGFYQESLVIDKDVEIVGQGQPEDIIIESRYQPCLQIQTEQAAVRGLTLRHQDWFNVQQANGIGRLVSEPLLKPYAIDIPQGQLILEDCTIISNGIACIYIHGAIANPKIRHCQIQGGAMYGILVSQNGQGLIEHCTLSDHNTGVYILKGSHPTLQHCKIYRMQQDGVFIGSDCKVTLAACDIGANGGVGVTIKKEGNAKIWQCQINRNQAQGIYIESNGAGPIEACDLSGNRGGAWYIAPQCSVNRHGNRE